A section of the Neisseria dumasiana genome encodes:
- the clpP gene encoding ATP-dependent Clp endopeptidase proteolytic subunit ClpP, translated as MIPDIHNGYLVPTVIEQSGRGERAFDIYSRLLKERIVFLVGPVNDDTANLVVAQLLFLESENPDKDIFFYINSPGGSVTAGMSIYDTMNFIKPDVSTLCLGQAASMGAFLLSAGAKGKRFALPNSRVMIHQPLISGGLGGQASDIEIHARELLKLKEKLNRLLAKHTGQDLEKVERDTDRDNYMSAEEAQKYGLIDQVLEDRASIKL; from the coding sequence ATGATCCCCGATATTCATAACGGCTATTTAGTGCCTACCGTGATCGAACAAAGCGGCCGAGGCGAGCGTGCGTTTGATATTTACTCGCGCCTGCTGAAAGAGCGCATTGTTTTTCTGGTCGGGCCTGTGAATGACGACACGGCCAATTTGGTAGTGGCTCAGCTGCTGTTTTTGGAAAGCGAAAATCCCGATAAAGATATTTTCTTCTATATCAATTCTCCCGGCGGTTCGGTTACGGCGGGCATGTCGATTTACGATACCATGAATTTCATTAAGCCCGACGTATCTACTTTATGTTTGGGGCAGGCAGCCAGCATGGGGGCATTTTTGCTTTCTGCCGGTGCGAAGGGTAAACGTTTTGCGCTGCCAAACAGCCGTGTGATGATTCACCAGCCTCTGATCAGCGGCGGTTTGGGCGGGCAGGCTTCGGATATCGAAATCCACGCCCGCGAACTGCTGAAGTTGAAAGAGAAATTGAACCGTTTGCTGGCAAAACATACCGGTCAGGATTTGGAGAAGGTGGAGCGCGATACCGACCGCGATAATTATATGTCGGCGGAAGAAGCGCAAAAATACGGCTTGATCGATCAAGTGCTCGAAGATCGGGCAAGCATCAAGCTGTAA
- the tig gene encoding trigger factor, translating into MSVTVENLENLERKVVLSLPWSEINAETDKRLQQTQRRVKIDGFRPGKAPLKMVASMYGAGVQNDVLNEMVQKAFYDVAVAQNLKVAGFPRFENVEEQEDKDALKIAAVFEVFPEVKVGDLSAQEVEKVTAEVGDAEVDKTIEILRKQRTSFKHVEREAQNSDRVIIDFEGKIDGVAFDGGSAQNYPFVLGNGQMLPEFEAGVLGLKEGESKDVEVNFPEDYHGKDVAGKTAVFTITLKNVSEATLPEVDEQFAKALGIEDGDVAKMREEVRKNVAREVSRRTESQTKDAVMEALLKVTDIQLPKALVNDESARLADEMKQNFINQGMADAANLDLPADMFKEQAERRVALGLILAQLVDDHKLEPTEEQVKAVVTDFAESYEDPQEVIDWYFADKQRLQGPTSLAVEANVVDFVLGKAKVSEKVLSFDEVMGAQA; encoded by the coding sequence ATGAGCGTAACTGTAGAAAATTTGGAAAATCTGGAACGCAAAGTAGTGTTGTCTCTGCCGTGGAGCGAAATCAATGCGGAAACCGACAAACGCTTGCAGCAAACCCAGCGTCGCGTGAAGATCGACGGTTTCCGTCCCGGTAAAGCACCGTTGAAAATGGTTGCTTCTATGTATGGTGCCGGCGTACAAAACGATGTGTTGAACGAGATGGTTCAAAAAGCATTCTACGACGTTGCCGTAGCCCAAAACCTGAAAGTTGCCGGCTTTCCCCGTTTTGAAAATGTTGAAGAACAGGAAGACAAAGACGCGCTGAAAATCGCTGCTGTTTTCGAAGTGTTTCCCGAAGTTAAAGTAGGCGATTTATCCGCTCAGGAAGTGGAAAAAGTTACTGCCGAAGTGGGCGATGCCGAAGTGGACAAAACCATTGAAATCCTGCGCAAACAACGCACCAGCTTCAAACATGTAGAGCGCGAAGCGCAAAACAGCGACCGTGTGATTATTGACTTCGAAGGCAAAATCGACGGCGTGGCATTCGATGGCGGCAGCGCGCAAAACTATCCTTTCGTATTGGGCAACGGTCAAATGCTGCCTGAATTCGAAGCCGGCGTATTGGGCTTGAAAGAAGGCGAAAGCAAAGATGTGGAAGTCAACTTCCCCGAAGATTACCACGGTAAAGATGTGGCCGGTAAAACCGCCGTATTTACCATTACCCTGAAAAACGTATCCGAAGCAACTCTGCCCGAAGTGGACGAACAGTTTGCCAAAGCTTTGGGTATCGAAGACGGCGACGTAGCCAAAATGCGTGAAGAAGTGCGTAAAAACGTGGCGCGCGAAGTATCACGCCGCACTGAAAGCCAAACCAAAGATGCGGTTATGGAAGCTTTGTTGAAAGTAACCGATATCCAGTTGCCCAAAGCATTGGTAAACGATGAATCTGCACGTTTGGCCGATGAAATGAAACAAAACTTCATCAATCAAGGCATGGCTGATGCAGCCAATTTGGATCTGCCTGCCGATATGTTCAAAGAACAGGCTGAACGCCGCGTGGCTTTAGGTTTGATTCTGGCTCAATTGGTTGACGACCACAAACTGGAGCCGACTGAAGAGCAAGTGAAAGCCGTGGTTACCGACTTTGCGGAAAGCTACGAAGATCCGCAAGAAGTGATCGACTGGTATTTTGCCGACAAACAACGCCTGCAAGGCCCGACTTCTTTGGCGGTTGAAGCCAATGTAGTGGATTTTGTGTTGGGTAAAGCCAAAGTGAGCGAGAAAGTATTGTCGTTTGACGAAGTGATGGGCGCACAGGCTTAA
- a CDS encoding PepSY domain-containing protein codes for MKKLFAAATAALTLFAFTAPASAAQYITSKQAVAAAKAKVKGRVTDVDFDRDSRRPHYDVDIVSRGKKHELKVDARTGKVYSNRIDYDD; via the coding sequence ATGAAAAAATTATTTGCCGCCGCTACCGCCGCCTTGACCTTATTTGCTTTCACCGCCCCTGCATCGGCAGCCCAATATATTACGTCCAAACAAGCCGTGGCCGCCGCCAAAGCGAAAGTCAAAGGCCGTGTAACCGATGTTGATTTTGACAGGGATTCGCGACGCCCGCACTACGACGTAGATATTGTTTCGCGCGGTAAAAAGCATGAGTTGAAAGTTGATGCGCGCACCGGAAAAGTTTACTCCAACCGCATAGACTACGACGACTGA